From the genome of Vigna angularis cultivar LongXiaoDou No.4 chromosome 11, ASM1680809v1, whole genome shotgun sequence, one region includes:
- the LOC108333590 gene encoding gibberellin 3-beta-dioxygenase 1, producing the protein MPSLSEIYRAHPVHVQHKHPDLNSLQELPESYTWTQHQDQTNNNSTLNHNVPVIDLNDPNASNLIGHACRTWGVYQVLNHGVPITLLHDIQHLGETLFSLPSHHKHRAARSPDGVDGYGLARISSFFPKLMWSEGFTIVGSPLERFRQLWPQDYHRYCDIVMQYDETMKKLAEKLMWLMLESLCITKEDLKWAGAKGQFKKTCAALQLNSYPTCPDPDRAMGLAAHTDSTLLTILYQNNISGLQVHRKGSGWVTVPPVNGGLVVNVGDLMQILSNGLYRSVLHRVLVNRVKQRLSVAYLCGPPANVEICPHEKLVGPNEPRLYKSVTWNEYLGTKAKHFNKALSKVRLCGGMSEEMS; encoded by the exons ATGCCTTCGCTCTCAGAAATCTATCGAGCCCACCCCGTTCACGTTCAACACAAGCACCCTGACTTAAACTCTCTACAAGAACTCCCTGAATCTTACACTTGGACGCAACACCAAGatcaaactaataataattctaCCCTCAACCACAATGTTCCCGTCATTGATCTCAACGACCCAAATGCTTCAAACCTAATCGGCCATGCATGCAGAACTTGGGGAGTCTATCAAGTGCTCAACCATGGCGTACCCATCACTCTTCTCCACGACATTCAACACCTCGGAGAGACCCTCTTCTCTCTTCCCTCTCACCACAAGCACAGAGCAGCTCGTTCCCCTGATGGTGTCGATGGCTATGGCCTCGCTCGCATCTCTTCCTTCTTCCCCAAACTCATGTGGTCCGAAGGCTTCACAATTGTCGGATCCCCTCTCGAGCGTTTTCGCCAACTATGGCCCCAAGATTACCACAGATACTg TGACATTGTCATGCAGTATGATGAAACGATGAAAAAGCTAGCGGAAAAGCTGATGTGGCTGATGTTGGAATCTCTGTGTATCACAAAGGAAGACCTAAAATGGGCCGGTGCGAAAGGTCAATTCAAAAAGACTTGCGCTGCCTTGCAACTGAATTCGTACCCGACATGTCCGGATCCGGATCGGGCAATGGGTCTGGCCGCCCACACGGACTCGACCCTTCTGACAATTCTTTACCAGAACAACATAAGCGGACTGCAAGTTCACCGGAAAGGCAGCGGGTGGGTGACGGTGCCGCCAGTGAACGGCGGGCTTGTGGTAAACGTGGGAGACCTCATGCAGATATTGTCAAACGGGTTGTACCGGAGCGTGCTCCACCGGGTCTTGGTGAACCGGGTGAAGCAAAGGCTTTCCGTTGCTTATTTATGTGGCCCCCCAGCGAACGTGGAGATTTGTCCACACGAGAAGTTGGTAGGTCCAAACGAGCCTCGTCTTTATAAGTCAGTGACTTGGAATGAGTACCTTGGCACGAAAGCAAAGCATTTCAACAAGGCACTGTCTAAGGTTCGGCTATGTGGTGGTATGAGTGAGGAAATGAGCTAG